The Oncorhynchus gorbuscha isolate QuinsamMale2020 ecotype Even-year linkage group LG04, OgorEven_v1.0, whole genome shotgun sequence genome includes the window GAGAACCATCGAAAACATACACACTATTAGTTCTGAATATTTAAAACAGGAAAATAGCTGTGCCTATTCAATATGTTTTTTGAaggaagagacttgatagaaccGGTGTCCCCAAAATCCTATGTAACTATGATGCCATCCACACACCGAGTTGGATAGATGTCGTGGCTAAAAGTGACAGCTGACTTCAACATTCTGGGCGAATATAAATGTCTTCTCATGAGGTCAGCAGGGTGCCTATGGCACTGACAGAATGACTGGTCCAGAATGTTGCAGAAAAGCCCTACAGAAACCAGTCTTACAGACAGACGGGCTCTGCCAGATTGGTGGACCTGAAGATGCCGACCAATAACCAGCGGGGAAATGAGCAGCCTCCAGTGAGCTCAGAAAACAGTTATGATTCTAATGGAAAAGATCATGGGGCTGATGGTAGTGTTGGCGAGAGCGGGAAGCTGCAGTGGTGCCAGAGCCGAGCCCAGGCCAAAAAAACAGGAGGCTCTGCTTGTAAATTATGAGACTGGCATCTCAGCCAACGGtggaacagagaagagacagagcagTTACGAGTCTACACTTTCCATACACTCAACATTAACGCAAATTTGATCATGAAATATGATGGACGGATGCATCGTGAAAGGTGTCTCGCATGGCTCCAAATTAAATACGAGCTATAatagagtggggcaaaaaaagtatttagtcagccaccaattgtgcaagttctcccacttaaaaagacgagagaggcctgtaattctcatcataggtatacttcaactatgactgtcatgttttgtcatatattgtcttgtccttgtgctttcccttctgttcgtttccccctgctggtcttattaggttcgttccctttttctatccctctctctccccctccctctctctcttctctctatcgttccgttcctgctcccagctgttcctcattctcctaactcactcatttactcttttcacacctgtcccctattttgccctctgattagagccctatttctccccttgttttccgcttctgtccttgtcggatccttgtatgatgttcgctgtgctgtgtccttgtctcgccctgtcgtgttttgtctccttcagatgctgcgtgtgagcaggtgtcttagtctgctacggtcggtgccttcccgaagcaacctgcagtcaatggtcgagtctccagtctgtcctcgttactacgagtggatttaagttttttcctgttttgttttcttcttgatttttccaggattattacttttgtcatatactggaataaagactctattttcgttaagtcgcttttgggtcctcattcaccagcataacaatgacagacaaaattagaaaaaaaaatccagaaaatcacattgtaagatttttaatttatttatttgcaaagtatggtggaaaataagtatttggtctaTATCAAaggtttctcaatactttgttatataccctttgttggcaatgacagaggtcaaacgttttctgtaagtattcacaaggttttcacacactgttgctggtattttggcccattcctccatgcagatctcctctagagcagtgatgttttggggctgttgctgggcaacacggactttcaactccctccaatgattttctatggggttgagatctggagactggctaggccactccaggaccttgaaatgcttcttacgaagccactccttcgttgcccgggcggtgtgtttgggatcattgtcatgctgaaagacccagctacgtttcatcttcaatgcccttgctgatggaaggaggttttcactcaaaatctcacgatacatggccccattcattctttcctttaaacggatcagtcgtcctggtccctttgcagaaaaacagccccaaagcatgatgtttccacccccatgcttcacagtaggtatggttttctttggatgcaactcagcattctttgccCCCCAAACaggacgagttgagtttttaccaaaaacttctattttggtttcatctgaccatataacattctcccaatcttcttctggatcattcaaatgctctctagcaaacttcagacgggtctggacatgtactggcttaaacagggggacacgtctggcactgcaggatttgaatccctggcggcgtagtgtgttactgatggtaggctttgttactttggtcccagcactctgcaggtcattcactaggtccccccgtgtggttctgggatttttgctcaccgttcttgcgatccttttgaccccacggggtgagatcttgcgtggagccccagatcgagggagatatcagtggtcttgtatttcttccatttcctaataattgctcccacagttgatttcttcaaaccaagctgcttacctattgcagattcagtcttcccaacctggtgcaggtctacaattttgtttctggtgtcctttgacagctctttggtcttggccatagtggagtttggagtgtgactgtttgaggttgtggacaggtgtcttttatactgataacaagttcaaacaggtgccattaatacaggtaacgagtggaggacagaggagcctcttaaagaagaagttacaggtctgtgagagccagaaatcttgcttgtttgtaggtgaccaaatacttattttccaccataatttgcaaataaattcataaaaaatcctacaatgtgattttcaggattttttttctcatgttgtctgtcatagttgaagtgaacctatgatgaaaattacaggcctctctcatctttttaagtgggagaacttgcacaattggtggctgactaaatattgttttgccccactgtatgtctgagGAAAGCACCTTCACATACTTGAACATTCCTCAACCTCTCTAAACATGGTCTTCCTTCCAACTCCCTTGATCCCCTCTCCTTACTCGCGTTCCTTGAGCAGGACCTTCTGTGATTCGTCGAGGCGGAGCTGGAGGGCGTTGATCTTGCCGGGGTCCTCCTCCATGGCAGCGATGTCATCCCAGAGCAGCCGGCTGCGGTCCTGACGACTCAGGGCAGAGCGCAGGCTGCTGGCACTACGGGCGTCCCACGAGTCTGGACCTTCCGCCTTGGACCTCAGCACGGACTCCAACAGCTCCAGCTCCtaggggaagggagggatagaaagaacAGAATGACAGGTGAAAGAGaaagtggaagggagggagggagggaccgaTGGCGTAAGTAAACGGGAGAATCCGGGAGAATGaccagaaaggagagaggaaagaggaagagggatCTATGCAACTTCATTCACTGTTAGtcgacacctgttgtttacgaagcatgtgacagataacatttgatttgattagatgaACCATGCAGGGGAGTCACCCCACTCTGAAACCCCGACGTCGGCCATCACAGCTCCACTCCAAGCGAGAAGGCTGGAGAGCGAAGCGGACTCCTCGACTCAAATATTTACTTTTCTTAACTAAACCCCaccagggagccaggttttttcCTAGCTCAACAGCACCGGTACAGTAGCTATCATATTATCCCCTATCCCAATTTCCTGTCTGTAAAAATGTAATTCCCGGGGCGTTTCACTGAGTAATCAAACACTGcctttttctttctgtctcttcatGTCTCTGGGAGCCACACAGGGCTCCGGACCCTTTGCCAACTTCCTGTTACTGGGAGAGCTGAGCACAAGAGCACAACCATCAGACGGGAGGGAAAACACAGGCTGTTACCAGTGGTGGCCAGCAGGGGGACCTAGAGGTTAATGTATGTAGCGCCGCTCCTCTCACTCAGCCCACCACATGTGGAAGCAATCAGCGTGTCTGTGTAAGACTGAGGGAGAGAACAATGAAGGGGCAGGAAATGGGATTGTATGTGAGCATCCCCACAATGCTCAGCTCAGCTTCATGCTGCTGTTTATCCAACGGTGAGTTATTACAAATGGCCAGCTGCTTGCCTAGGGAGAACTCAGTGTGTATGTTGGCCCATGGTGAGCCACTGAGGAAGAATCTGACTGGACATTCTCCTCCAGGTTGCGTTGTATGTCTTCTCATTATTTACTTATTTTCCGTGTTCCCTTTGGCCCCAGACTGGGAAAATGAGCACGGTTATCGCCATTGCCTTTCATGCCTGAAGTGAACCTCCTGCTCTGTACGGGTGTGAAAGTGTGTCTGTCGAGTGTTTCCATGGAAAcagcaagccccccccccctatgTGTGAGTTGGCTGAAGGTCAAGTCAGATTGCTAATGACACTGATCTGTATTCACTGCTGCTTGAGATGCATACAGCTGAACACCCCTTGCCACGATTCACGTTTTCCCTAAAAACAGAAACCTCATCTTGTCCAGCTCTCAACGACGAGTTTTAAAAGAGTTGAATACACCTGATGAGCCAGCTCAGGGaggttttttaaattatattttgaCTGTGTGTCTAATTGACAACGGTACATCTGAGGACACCAACAGCTACAACGCCTTACAATCGTGCAAGATGACAGGCTTTTCTGTGACAGGAAGCTTGTTTCATTCCCTGTGTCTAACAGGGAATTATCCCTTCCCTTCAAAATGTCTGAAAATATGAGGCTCATAGAGGGGGAATTGGGTTCCAAGGCTGCAGTACCCAATCTGTGCCCCCTGGGTAGAAGATAGGGTTGTGCAGGGGAGGGGGATTCTATTTTAAGAACAACAGCTACACTTCAGCAGAGCTCCCACTGAAGCACAATGCTGGAGGTTAAGCTCTGAGACATATCTGCTGGCTGGCTCTTCATTAACAAGATGAAACACTGGCCTAAATAAGTGACTGATGCTCTATCTTCTACCAAGACCTCAGACCAACCTTCCCCTGTGCAACCTATTCTCTGACTGTTCTGGGTTATAGAGTACTGGAGTGTGTCTCTTACTGACAttgtttgggtctagagtgtgtGACCATTCTCTCACCTTCTGTCTGTCAGGTTTATCTGTGTCCACATCTCTCACTGGTTCCTGTTCTGGTGACCCGTGCCCCTCGCCCACCCTGTCCTGCTTACTGTCCACAAGgggctgtgaggaggaggaggatggggtggaggaggaggaaggtggtgCTGAGGGGGCGTGGGAGGGTGAGGCCTGGTCAGCACGGAGACACAGTGCTTCCTGTCTGAGTGTCTCGTTCTCAGAGGCCAGTTCCTGCCGCTCCCGCCTTGCGCCTGTCAGCTCCTTGGTCAGGGCGTCCAGCCTCTGTCGGAGCTGCCGCACCTCGTCCCGTGCCCGGTTCCTCTCGGAGCGCACCTTGCTCCACTTCTCCCTCCAGTTGGCCGTGCAGTCCGACCACCAGCGCATGGTCTTCTCCATTTGGGCAGCTCGCGCCCTGGCCTCCTCCAGCTCCCTCAGACGCAGCTCCTCACGGCTCTCCCAGTCCCCAGACTCGCCCAGGCCAGGGGAGAGCAGCAGAGGAGGGCTGGAGCTGGGGGTGCCCCCCGTGGGGCTGGGCGTGTGGGTCAGGCTATCAGGAGAGCGGACCCTGTCCGGCCCCAGGCCCAGGCCACAGAGCAGGCCCGCCCCGGACTTAGCGGCCTCGGCCATGTGGGGGCTAGGGGTGTGGTTCATCACTGAGCCGATGATGATCCAGGAAAAAGCAGGAAACACGAGCGATGCTGTGCACTCAGGAGTGCATGGTCGCCTTGACTCAGGTGGCTCCCTGCAGATTCAAACACAAAACAGAGACACTGGTTAGTTGGACAgtactagggctgttgcggtgactattaccgccacaccgacagtcacgagtcatgaagacagtcaaattccacatgactgtTTAGTCACtataattaggcttctccaagctctgatgctgctgctggtcattagtagcctgccaaacttgctaactgcctggtactcagcactctattgtccctctaatcactctgacatcaatgcaaatcgAATCgaacatctaatcaaacacttcatgagagcccatgagctcatgttgcgcaacatttctataggctatgcaaatgcgggagaaaacagagtgatggtcTCTACTAAAAAAAGGaggatcagctttctataggctaggcctactatatttatttctcaactctcctaatattgcttatatttacaacaggagtatagccaaCCTGGCTGGCATGAAGATGAACCAtggggaaaagcgtcctccattcgctatttcaGTGCATAGATGACAAGTATTTCTTCCCCGCGTAAGACAATGGCTTCTTTTTATTACTTGTtcgaatcatagtcgcacacctcatgcagcctagcccataggcctatatgttttaataagctttgtatcacaactaaagtgggcaaataacttcttaaaatgaaaCACAATGAACCggctttacaaggggtgtagagcctaactggcacaCATAAGCAGCGCgtgagtttggggaagatcattttcaccataatgCACCTTTATattaaaagcattacatgcataattgcattaGCGGCCACTTTTGATTATGGTATTTCTTCCACTAATGGAACATTCGCCTACTACCATGTGAgcattgctgcacttataatgGGAAGAAATAGcctagtttatcaacattttaagctaaacgttctgatctgttgagTCAGCCACATTTCATAAAAAGGtttgtattcatttgggatctatcgcatcccacaactgtcccagactatgtttggaatatttatttagcGCACAGAATAGAATTGGTCGACTTTTGTACTgcgggggatagtagattgacataggctagtgcttttgcggttcgttaggcctactcatcttgttggctgacgaaaaaaaaaacatcttgaatatgcacctcggaattggaacGGGACGCGCGCAGTTGCGTCCCCCACGTGTCTGTCttaacttgtagcctgtgagaaagacccgatcatgtgagagagagcagtgtgagggATAGATGCTTCGGATTGCACAGCACACACGGAGAAGGGCACAATGCAGCCCCGCAGaccgcaaaaggcatggatttttttagggtgcattacagCCACAAAGGGGATTGCTGTCGTGAAATTTGAGGAATTAtgaagtgcttgtcaaattgtgaatgagagactattgaagtgtgtacagccttcGCAAAATAGTATTTTGAATAGtagaaaataatataaaataacgACACGGAAttataagcaaatcttgtctgctaaatgaactagtgtagcccacagccattaggcatagccacatcaggacctaacataaagACAACTCAGAgtgtgctattctgttcttctgaaatatgaAATATTCCTTCAtttcatgcttctttagacctgtctaaaataccgtaattgctggactattaagcgcacctgaatataaaaaaaaaatatgtgttttgtacataaataagccgcacatgtctataagccgcaggtgcctaccggtacattgaaacaaatgaactttacacagcctttaaaccaaacacggcttgtaacaaaaattaaacagtggcctaccaagaaagtcattggtcactatcttgctcctcctgtgcactgaaaccactgaagtcatctccttcggtgttggagttgaatagcctcggaattgcttcatccgatgttggatcattttcattgtcgctctcgtcactttcatccggaggcaaataccccggggagctcatgctgccccttcaacacgcagcagtccagcctttcgaaacccgttgatgatagtggattttttgacaatgctccacgctgtcaggacccactggcagacttgaccataagttgctcttcgcctgcggcccgttttagtgaaggatttctccccacttgtcatccaagcctcccactgaacaaggagcgccaccttaaatgctaGATTTTttcactgatgtcgagtggctgcaaatactttgggccatctgcttttcttccctctgaaagctgttgttgtctttttgcactgagtcagttcctcacgctgctttccaacgtcttatcatcgatccttttccaacagccagatcgatcgccttcaacttgaacgctgcatcatatgcatttctctgcgtctttgccatgatgagggtgacaaaattactgggaagtttgagcgcgctcgatttacgtcacattatgtgacggtgctcagttttttggcggcatgaatcttacGAAAGCGGGAAAAATTCATAAATTAGCCgagtcattgtataaaccgcgggGTTCAAAgagtgggaataaagtagcggcttatagtccggaaattacggtaaaCAATGGACTTTTTGTGAagttgtaggctatattacatggatgtatTCGACttttgtgtggaagccaggagatgctaaatgtgttcatgttaattaacggtcaattacagtgagaccgacagttatttgtttgacaatcaccagctgatGAAATTAATTCAACGCTCTAGTCTACTCCTATCCTATGATCATCAATTGCCACAGCAAAACAGTCTGGTAGATAAAAAAGTTACATAAAGTCCAATGTCCCTGTGGAGTTCAGAAATATGTTCTGGGACCAGTCTGAGTAGGCGAGATACAATAGGCCATCCTCTTCATACTGTTCTGGTGCCAGTTACAGGAGGTTACAGATGAACGGCCACATGTCGGAGATTACCTAGAGCCAGTACATCTTGAAGAAAATGGTCATTTGTAAACAGCCAATGATGAGGAAAAAAAAAGCTTCAACTAGCACCATGGCAACCCAGTAAACCCATTGACTTCAAGCATGTCCAGATTCAGACTTCGGCTTAACACCGTGGCAACTTGCAGTCCAAAGACACTGATGAATCGGCTACCAGGAAAGTATGCAGAAAGACAAATACTCTACAGATAGGTCATCACTAGCATACCACACAACCCAACAGTCCCCGGAAGGTGGGGGGCCCCCCAGATAGCATTGGAATGGCATGCCGTGGCAAAAATGTTTAGAATTACAGGAAACCGTTGTCAGCCACATCAAGAATACATTTGCATTTGCTGACAGTGAGGGTAGATGTGACACAGATAAAGAAGACAGGATAGtgaatttatatttttttttatttaactaggcaggtcatttcagaacaaattcctatttacaacgacggcctacacAGCCAAACCCTAATGATgctggccaattgtgcgccaccctatgggactccccatcacagccagttgtgataaagcctggaatcgaaccagggtctgtagtgatgcctctagcgctgtgagagagagagagagagaaagagagaggggtgagaccgTTTGAGCTGGTTTCTTGTGAGGGCAGAAACCGATTCCCAGAGGCACCGACAGCATGGATTATATATGTTTGAGGATGAGGCGACTGAAGAGTCTGGGAGGACATTGGTGTAAAAGGATATGAATTCTCAAATCAACGCCCCAAACAAACTCTCTGGGGTGTAAAACACGAGATGTGCTTGAAGTCCAGTACAGAATCCCTCGGCTGATCACCCTCAGGGCCTGTATCTGACATGTTCACTGCAACTTAATCACACCAGACCCATAACACAGCGTGTGTGAGGGAGACTCATTTAACGGATTAATTGCATGGCTGAGCCATAATTATTTGCTCTCGCTTAAGGGAAGCTGTTTATATGCTGATGAGAGAGACTAAATATAAAAATACACCCACCGTAGGCTACTAGTG containing:
- the LOC124033884 gene encoding coiled-coil domain-containing protein 102A-like, translating into MNHTPSPHMAEAAKSGAGLLCGLGLGPDRVRSPDSLTHTPSPTGGTPSSSPPLLLSPGLGESGDWESREELRLRELEEARARAAQMEKTMRWWSDCTANWREKWSKVRSERNRARDEVRQLRQRLDALTKELTGARRERQELASENETLRQEALCLRADQASPSHAPSAPPSSSSTPSSSSSQPLVDSKQDRVGEGHGSPEQEPVRDVDTDKPDRQKELELLESVLRSKAEGPDSWDARSASSLRSALSRQDRSRLLWDDIAAMEEDPGKINALQLRLDESQKVLLKEREDKHALSKSIEKLETELNQWKLKYEEQNKTKQEAMKQLNMLKEVHQDELGRMSEDLEDELGARTSMDKKLAELRAEMERLQVENAAEWGRRERLETEKLALERDNKKLRAQTEDLEEQLARKRRQAASALDTDLKTIQTELFERNKELADMRHIHSKVKKQYQDKMAELAHANRRVEQHETEVKKLRLRVEELKKELGQAEDELDEAHNQTRKLQRSLDEQVEQSENLQVQLEHLQSRLRRQKSPGLFGKMRSARFNPENPDGPPSDPDEEEEELQIQIP